In Jejubacter calystegiae, the following are encoded in one genomic region:
- the wcaL gene encoding colanic acid biosynthesis glycosyltransferase WcaL, whose protein sequence is MKVSFFLLRFPVASETFVLNQIAAFIDMGYEVEIVAIHKGDMTNTHAVFDHYQLGEKTTWLLDEPNGKLAKLKSRAMNTLRAIGRLQTWRALNFGRYGDESRNMILSAICGRQPSPLSADVFIAHFGPAGVTAAKLRELGLLRGKIATVFHGVDVSHRDVLNHYTPEYQQLFNRGDLMLPISRLWASRLQQMGCPAEKIAVSRMGVNMEKFSLRPLKAPGQPLKMISVARLTEKKGLHVAIEACRLLRERGVDFRYHILGIGPWERRLRTMIEQFQLEEYVVMPGFKPNHEVKAMLDEADLFLLPSVTGADGDMEGIPVALMEAMAVGIPVVSTLHSGIPELIDANRSGWLVPEYDASALADRLAQFADVEQQELGAMLKRAREKVENEFNQQRIYRELASLLQTL, encoded by the coding sequence ATGAAGGTTAGTTTCTTCCTGCTGAGATTCCCGGTAGCGTCGGAAACCTTCGTACTGAACCAGATAGCCGCGTTTATCGATATGGGTTACGAGGTGGAAATTGTCGCCATTCACAAGGGCGATATGACCAATACTCACGCGGTATTCGACCACTATCAGCTGGGCGAAAAAACCACCTGGCTGCTGGATGAACCCAACGGCAAGCTGGCTAAACTGAAGAGCCGGGCGATGAACACCCTGCGCGCTATCGGGCGCCTGCAAACCTGGCGGGCGCTGAACTTCGGTCGCTATGGCGACGAGTCGCGCAATATGATTCTTTCCGCCATCTGTGGCCGCCAGCCGTCGCCCCTGAGCGCCGATGTCTTTATCGCCCACTTCGGACCGGCGGGGGTCACCGCTGCCAAGCTGCGAGAGCTCGGGCTGCTGCGCGGCAAAATCGCCACCGTATTCCATGGGGTTGATGTGTCGCACCGCGATGTGTTGAATCACTACACCCCGGAGTATCAGCAACTGTTTAACCGCGGCGACCTGATGCTGCCTATAAGCCGGTTGTGGGCCAGCCGCCTGCAGCAGATGGGCTGCCCGGCGGAGAAGATCGCGGTATCGCGCATGGGGGTGAATATGGAGAAATTCAGCCTGCGCCCCCTGAAGGCTCCGGGTCAGCCGCTGAAGATGATTTCGGTGGCGCGCCTGACCGAGAAAAAAGGGCTGCATGTGGCCATTGAGGCCTGCCGCCTGTTACGCGAGCGCGGCGTTGATTTCCGTTACCATATCCTGGGCATCGGCCCCTGGGAGCGCCGGTTGCGCACCATGATTGAACAGTTCCAGTTGGAAGAGTATGTGGTGATGCCGGGCTTTAAGCCCAATCACGAAGTGAAGGCGATGCTCGACGAAGCCGATCTGTTCCTGCTGCCTTCGGTGACCGGCGCCGATGGCGATATGGAAGGTATTCCCGTGGCGCTGATGGAGGCCATGGCGGTAGGGATTCCGGTGGTTTCCACGCTGCACAGCGGTATTCCGGAGCTGATTGACGCCAATCGTTCCGGCTGGCTGGTACCGGAGTATGACGCCAGCGCCCTGGCCGACCGGTTAGCGCAGTTCGCCGATGTGGAACAGCAGGAACTGGGCGCCATGCTTAAGCGCGCCCGGGAAAAGGTCGAAAACGAATTTAACCAGCAGCGCATTTATCGCGAGC
- the wcaK gene encoding colanic acid biosynthesis pyruvyl transferase WcaK has protein sequence MKILILGNHTCGNRGDGAILRGLIDAMNQLAPEAEIDVMSRFPTSSTWLLGQKVLGDPLFEQRRRLNNAAGLVGRVKKVLRRRYQHQVLLAKVTESGRLRNISLPEGFTNFTAQLTQYDAIIQVGGSFFVDLYGAPQFEHALCSFMANKPVFMVGHSVGPFQDPQFNQLANYVFGRCEALILRERVSLDLMEKSQIDTRKVEQGVDTAWLVAHHDEDFVASYAVQHWLDKARGDKTVAITLRELSPFDKRLGTTQQAYEQAFAGVVNRIIDQGYQVLALSTCTGIDSYNKDDRMVALKLAQLVDRPERFHVVMDELNDLEMGKILGACDLTVGTRLHSAIISMNFNTPAIALNYEHKSAGIMQQLGMPEMAVDIRHLLDGSLQGMVSDTLGQLPAINDKLTRAVEREREDGMKMVASVLERIRGAK, from the coding sequence ATGAAAATATTGATTCTGGGCAACCACACCTGCGGCAACCGCGGTGATGGCGCCATTTTGCGTGGCCTGATTGACGCGATGAACCAGCTTGCTCCCGAAGCGGAGATTGATGTGATGAGCCGCTTCCCAACCAGCTCAACCTGGCTGCTGGGCCAGAAAGTACTGGGCGATCCGCTGTTTGAACAGCGCCGCCGCCTTAATAACGCCGCAGGCTTAGTGGGCCGGGTAAAAAAGGTGCTGCGCCGCCGCTATCAGCACCAGGTGCTACTGGCGAAAGTGACCGAAAGCGGGCGCCTGCGCAATATCTCTCTGCCGGAAGGTTTTACCAACTTCACGGCGCAACTCACACAGTATGACGCCATTATTCAGGTGGGCGGTTCGTTCTTTGTCGATCTCTACGGCGCGCCGCAGTTTGAACACGCGCTGTGCAGCTTTATGGCCAACAAGCCAGTGTTTATGGTGGGTCACAGCGTCGGCCCGTTCCAGGACCCGCAGTTTAACCAACTGGCGAACTACGTGTTCGGCCGCTGCGAAGCCCTGATTCTGCGCGAGCGGGTCAGTCTGGATCTGATGGAAAAAAGCCAGATCGACACCCGTAAAGTGGAGCAGGGGGTGGATACCGCCTGGCTGGTGGCCCATCACGACGAAGATTTTGTGGCCAGCTACGCAGTACAGCACTGGCTGGACAAAGCCCGGGGCGACAAGACCGTTGCGATTACTCTGCGCGAACTGTCGCCCTTCGACAAGCGGCTGGGCACCACTCAGCAGGCCTATGAGCAGGCGTTCGCCGGTGTGGTGAATCGAATCATCGACCAGGGCTACCAGGTGCTGGCGCTTTCCACCTGTACCGGCATCGACAGCTATAACAAGGATGACCGGATGGTGGCCCTGAAGCTGGCGCAACTGGTCGACCGCCCGGAACGCTTCCACGTGGTGATGGATGAACTCAACGACCTGGAAATGGGTAAAATTCTGGGCGCCTGCGACCTGACCGTGGGCACCCGTCTGCACTCTGCCATTATCTCGATGAACTTTAATACGCCAGCCATCGCGCTTAACTACGAGCACAAGTCCGCCGGGATTATGCAGCAGTTGGGGATGCCTGAGATGGCGGTGGATATCCGTCACCTGCTGGATGGCTCCCTGCAGGGCATGGTGTCCGACACCCTCGGTCAGTTGCCCGCCATTAACGACAAGCTGACCCGTGCCGTGGAGCGCGAGCGCGAGGACGGTATGAAGATGGTGGCCTCGGTACTGGAACGTATCCGGGGGGCGAAATGA
- a CDS encoding MOP flippase family protein yields the protein MSLREKTISGAKWSAISTVIIIGLGLVQMTILARIIDNHQFGLLTVSLVIIALADTLSDFGIANSIIQRKEIGNLELTTLYWLNVGLGIVVFISVFLLSDFIAAMLHNPDLALLVKTLSFAFVLIPHGQQFRALMQKELEFNKIGAIETLSVLFGFCFTVISAHFWPLALTAILGYLVNTAVRTALFGWFGRKIYRPGFRFAISSVSSNLRFGAWLTADSIINYINTNLSTLVLARILGAAVAGGYQLAWNVAVVPPMKLNPIITRVLFPAFAKIQDDIDKLRVNFFKLLSLVGIINFPALLGLMVVSNNFVPLVFGEKWNFIIPILQLLCVVGLLRAIGNPIGSLLMAKARVDISFKFNVFKIFLFIPAIILGGKFGGALGVTLGFLTVQVINTILSYFVMIKPVLGSSYRDYILSIWLPFRLSIPTLVVSYGLGLALKGQMALGALLALQIIAGGLAFGAALILSRHPLVVELKRHLPFFPSPRPSPQGGEGEKP from the coding sequence GTGAGTCTCAGAGAAAAAACCATCAGCGGCGCCAAGTGGTCCGCCATCTCCACGGTGATTATCATCGGTCTGGGGCTGGTGCAAATGACGATACTGGCGCGGATTATCGACAACCATCAGTTCGGTCTGTTGACGGTGTCGCTGGTGATCATCGCCCTGGCGGATACCCTTTCCGACTTCGGGATTGCCAACTCGATTATTCAGCGTAAGGAGATTGGCAATCTCGAGCTGACCACGCTCTACTGGCTGAACGTTGGGCTGGGTATTGTGGTGTTTATCAGCGTCTTTCTGCTGAGCGACTTTATTGCCGCCATGCTGCATAACCCGGATCTGGCATTGCTGGTTAAGACGCTCTCCTTCGCCTTTGTGCTGATCCCCCACGGCCAGCAGTTCCGGGCCCTGATGCAGAAAGAGCTGGAGTTTAACAAGATAGGCGCTATCGAAACCCTGTCGGTGCTGTTTGGCTTCTGCTTTACGGTTATCAGCGCCCACTTCTGGCCGCTGGCGCTGACCGCCATCCTCGGTTATCTGGTCAACACCGCAGTGCGTACCGCGCTGTTCGGCTGGTTTGGTCGTAAGATCTACCGCCCGGGCTTTCGCTTCGCGATTTCGTCGGTCTCTTCCAACCTGCGCTTCGGCGCCTGGCTGACCGCCGACAGTATCATCAACTACATCAATACCAACCTGTCGACCCTGGTACTGGCGCGTATTCTGGGCGCCGCAGTCGCCGGTGGCTATCAACTGGCGTGGAACGTGGCAGTGGTACCGCCAATGAAGCTGAACCCCATCATTACCCGGGTGCTGTTTCCGGCCTTCGCCAAGATTCAGGACGATATCGATAAGCTGCGGGTCAACTTTTTTAAGCTGCTGTCGCTGGTGGGGATTATTAACTTCCCGGCGCTGCTGGGGCTGATGGTGGTCTCGAATAACTTCGTACCGCTGGTGTTTGGCGAAAAGTGGAATTTTATTATCCCGATCCTGCAGCTGCTGTGCGTGGTGGGGCTGCTGCGCGCTATCGGTAATCCTATCGGCTCGCTGCTAATGGCCAAGGCGCGGGTGGATATCAGCTTTAAGTTCAACGTGTTCAAAATCTTCCTGTTTATTCCGGCGATTATCCTGGGCGGCAAATTTGGCGGGGCGCTCGGCGTCACCCTGGGCTTCCTGACGGTGCAGGTGATCAACACCATCCTGAGCTACTTCGTGATGATTAAGCCGGTGCTGGGCTCCAGCTATCGCGATTACATCCTCAGCATCTGGCTGCCGTTCCGGCTGTCGATTCCGACCCTGGTCGTCAGCTACGGGCTGGGTCTGGCGCTGAAGGGGCAGATGGCGCTGGGCGCGCTGCTGGCGCTGCAGATTATCGCGGGCGGGCTGGCCTTTGGCGCTGCGCTGATTTTGTCGCGCCATCCGCTGGTGGTGGAGCTTAAGCGGCATCTGCCCTTTTTCCCCTCACCCCGACCCTCTCCCCAGGGGGGAGAGGGAGAAAAGCCCTGA